The Pseudosulfitobacter pseudonitzschiae genome includes a region encoding these proteins:
- a CDS encoding flavin reductase family protein — translation MLPALTEQRGKALQCSGAFATARASLDGIWTPPAEHGTRRRMSVYDETFAPGPDTGVPLRHAFGRFGTGVTVITTASRIGPLGFTANSFSSVSLEPALVLWSLANTSRRHDAFAEAQHYSIHILTDAQADLALHFANRGDGFDAYPHDIGQHGVPLLHDCLARFDCTHFAAHAAGDHSIIVGRVTQVAAKADGVGLAFDQGQYGRFQAF, via the coding sequence ATGTTGCCCGCGCTGACAGAACAACGTGGCAAAGCACTGCAATGTTCCGGCGCCTTTGCGACAGCCCGTGCAAGCCTTGATGGGATATGGACACCACCGGCGGAACATGGCACCCGTCGTCGGATGAGCGTTTACGACGAAACATTTGCACCCGGCCCTGACACCGGTGTGCCCCTGCGCCACGCTTTCGGGCGCTTTGGCACGGGTGTGACCGTGATCACCACCGCGTCCAGGATCGGGCCGCTGGGCTTTACCGCCAATTCGTTTTCGTCCGTGTCGCTTGAGCCTGCTTTGGTGCTGTGGTCGCTGGCGAACACATCGCGTCGGCACGATGCCTTCGCCGAGGCGCAGCATTACAGCATACACATACTCACCGACGCACAAGCCGATCTGGCGCTGCATTTCGCCAATCGGGGCGACGGTTTTGACGCCTACCCGCACGATATCGGCCAGCACGGCGTGCCGCTGTTGCACGACTGTCTGGCGCGCTTTGATTGCACGCATTTCGCCGCCCATGCGGCAGGCGATCACAGCATCATCGTGGGGCGTGTGACGCAAGTGGCTGCCAAGGCCGACGGCGTCGGGCTGGCCTTTGATCAGGGCCAATACGGGCGGTTTCAGGCGTTTTGA
- a CDS encoding adenylate kinase has product MTQSKTPADVAAAAIASPVLILLGPPGAGKGTQARMLEQRYGLVQLSTGDLLRAAVAEGSEAGKAADKVMKSGGLVSDDIVIAILRDRLADPDTARGVILDGFPRTTVQAEALDDLLAESGQQIDAAISLEVDDEAMVHRIAGRFTCGACGEGYHDSFKQPKVEGVCDVCGATNMKRRSDDNAETVAERLAAYHKQTAPLITYYEKRGTLQRINAMGAIDEIATTVSRAVAEATRNRSMRSA; this is encoded by the coding sequence ATGACCCAGAGCAAGACCCCGGCAGATGTTGCCGCCGCCGCCATCGCGTCCCCCGTGCTGATCCTGCTGGGGCCTCCGGGTGCTGGCAAGGGCACGCAGGCGCGTATGCTTGAACAGCGCTATGGGCTGGTGCAACTCAGTACAGGCGACCTGCTGCGCGCAGCGGTTGCCGAAGGGTCCGAAGCAGGCAAAGCAGCAGATAAGGTGATGAAGTCGGGCGGTCTGGTCAGTGACGACATCGTAATCGCCATCCTGCGCGACCGTCTGGCTGATCCTGACACCGCCAGGGGCGTGATCCTTGACGGCTTTCCGCGCACCACTGTTCAGGCCGAGGCGCTGGACGATCTGCTGGCCGAAAGCGGCCAGCAGATTGATGCGGCCATCAGCCTTGAAGTCGACGACGAGGCGATGGTCCACCGCATTGCGGGCCGTTTCACTTGTGGTGCATGCGGCGAGGGGTATCACGACAGCTTTAAACAGCCCAAAGTCGAAGGGGTCTGCGACGTCTGCGGTGCCACCAACATGAAGCGCCGGTCGGATGACAACGCCGAAACCGTGGCCGAACGTCTGGCCGCCTATCACAAGCAAACGGCGCCGCTGATCACCTATTATGAAAAACGCGGCACCCTGCAACGCATCAACGCGATGGGCGCCATCGACGAGATCGCCACAACTGTCAGCCGCGCCGTGGCAGAGGCAACGCGCAACCGCAGCATGCGCTCGGCCTGA
- the edd gene encoding phosphogluconate dehydratase, whose translation MALDPKIQDVTARIIKRSEDSRAQYLDRMRRAAEDGPRRAHLTCGNQAHAFAAMGAEKNPLVEGISPNIGIVTAYNDMLSAHQPFQRFPDLIKQTALANGGTAQVAGGVPAMCDGVTQGQTGMELSLFSRDVIALAAGVALSHNTFDSAVYLGVCDKIVPGLIIAAATFGYIPSIFLPAGPMPSGLPNEEKSKVRQLHASGEVGRDKLMEAEMASYHGPGTCTFYGTANSNQMLMEFMGLHLPGASFVNPDTDLRDALTHAGAKRALEITNLGNDYRPVCDILDERTFVNGLVGLMATGGSTNLVIHIIAMARAAGVQLDLQDLSDISDATPLMARVYPNGLADVNHFHAAGGLTYMIGELLDAGLLHPDTVTVMGDGLQDYTQEPKLIGSEVHWQDAPRDSQNTRILRPASDPFAPQGGLKQLNGNLGRGVIKISAVADEHQLIEAPARVFHDQEKVKAAFKAGTLTEDCVIVVRFQGPKANGMPELHALNPLMAVMQGRGQKVALVTDGRMSGASGKTPAAIHVSPEALDGGLIAKVRDGDMIRLDAKAGTLEVLAEGIEDRAPATADLSGNTNGVGRELFAMFRATVGGADTGAAVVV comes from the coding sequence ATGGCACTCGACCCTAAGATTCAGGACGTTACAGCCCGCATTATCAAACGCTCGGAGGACAGCCGCGCGCAATATCTTGACCGGATGCGCCGCGCCGCCGAAGACGGCCCACGCCGCGCGCATCTAACCTGCGGCAATCAGGCACATGCCTTTGCCGCAATGGGCGCCGAAAAAAACCCGCTGGTCGAGGGTATCAGCCCCAATATCGGTATCGTCACGGCCTATAACGACATGCTATCGGCCCACCAGCCTTTCCAGCGATTCCCCGATCTGATCAAACAGACCGCTTTGGCCAACGGTGGCACGGCCCAGGTGGCAGGTGGAGTGCCTGCCATGTGCGATGGCGTGACCCAAGGCCAGACCGGCATGGAACTGTCGCTGTTCTCGCGCGATGTCATCGCACTGGCGGCGGGCGTGGCCCTGTCGCACAACACATTTGACAGCGCCGTCTATCTGGGTGTCTGCGACAAGATCGTGCCGGGGCTGATTATTGCCGCCGCCACCTTTGGCTATATCCCGTCGATCTTTCTGCCTGCGGGGCCGATGCCATCGGGCCTGCCGAACGAGGAGAAATCCAAAGTGCGGCAGCTGCACGCCTCGGGTGAAGTGGGCCGCGACAAGTTGATGGAGGCCGAAATGGCATCCTATCACGGGCCGGGCACCTGCACATTCTATGGCACCGCCAATTCGAACCAGATGCTGATGGAATTCATGGGCCTTCACCTGCCCGGTGCATCCTTTGTGAACCCCGACACAGACCTGCGCGACGCACTGACCCATGCAGGTGCCAAGCGCGCGCTGGAAATCACCAACCTTGGCAATGATTATCGCCCCGTTTGCGATATTCTGGACGAACGTACCTTTGTGAACGGACTGGTGGGGTTGATGGCAACGGGCGGGTCGACCAACCTTGTCATCCACATCATCGCAATGGCGCGCGCCGCGGGCGTGCAGCTTGACCTGCAAGACCTGTCCGACATCTCGGATGCCACACCATTGATGGCGCGGGTCTATCCCAACGGGCTGGCGGACGTGAACCATTTCCACGCAGCTGGCGGTCTGACCTATATGATCGGAGAGTTGCTGGACGCCGGCCTGTTGCACCCCGACACCGTCACGGTAATGGGCGACGGTCTTCAGGACTATACGCAAGAACCCAAACTGATCGGCAGCGAAGTCCACTGGCAAGATGCCCCGCGTGACAGCCAGAACACCCGCATCCTGCGCCCCGCCAGCGATCCTTTTGCCCCCCAAGGCGGGCTGAAACAGCTGAACGGCAACCTTGGGCGCGGCGTCATCAAGATTTCCGCCGTGGCCGACGAGCATCAGCTGATCGAGGCCCCTGCCCGCGTCTTCCATGATCAGGAAAAGGTAAAGGCAGCCTTTAAGGCGGGCACCCTGACCGAAGATTGCGTGATCGTGGTGCGGTTTCAGGGGCCCAAAGCCAACGGTATGCCCGAACTGCACGCGCTGAACCCGCTGATGGCGGTGATGCAGGGACGCGGGCAAAAGGTGGCGCTGGTCACTGATGGCCGTATGTCCGGTGCCTCGGGCAAGACGCCCGCTGCAATCCACGTCAGCCCCGAAGCACTTGATGGCGGGCTGATCGCCAAAGTACGCGATGGCGACATGATCCGGCTGGACGCCAAGGCCGGAACCCTAGAGGTTCTGGCAGAGGGAATCGAAGACCGCGCCCCTGCAACTGCCGATCTAAGCGGCAACACCAACGGCGTGGGCCGCGAGCTTTTCGCCATGTTTCGCGCCACAGTTGGCGGGGCCGACACCGGCGCTGCCGTCGTGGTTTAA
- the acs gene encoding acetate--CoA ligase: protein MSKTYAPHADMAANAHITAADYEEMYNASIADPEAFWGEHGKRIDWIKPYSRVKDVCFDYGNVSIKWYDDGTLNVAANCIDRHLATRGDQTAIIWEPDSPDDDALHISYRDLHKATCKMANVLKGLGVEKGDRVVIYMPMIPEATYAMLACARIGAIHSIVFAGFSPDALSARVNGCNAKVVITADEAPRGGRNTPLKTNADKALAKCDDSVQALVVRRTGADVPWSDRDHDYNALAAAASDDCPPTEVNAEDPLFILYTSGSTGQPKGVVHTTGGYLVYAAMTHQITFDYHDGDIYWCTADVGWVTGHSYIVYGPLANGATTVMFEGVPTYPDASRFWQVCEKHKVSQFYTAPTAIRALMGQGDDFVKKADLSSLKLLGTVGEPINPEAWNWYNDVVGGGRCPIVDTWWQTETGGHLMTPLPGAHATKPGAAQKPFFGIEPVVLDPTDGSVIDGNDVEGVLCIKDSWPGQMRTVWGDHERFEQTYFSDFKGYYFTGDGCRRDADGDYWITGRVDDVINVSGHRMGTAEVESALVAHPKVAEAAVVGYPHDIKGQGIYCYVTLMSGDEPSEDLRKELRTWVRNEIGPIASPDLIQWAPGLPKTRSGKIMRRILRKIAEDDFGALGDTSTLADPSVVDELIANRMNKG from the coding sequence ATGTCGAAAACCTACGCTCCGCACGCTGACATGGCCGCGAACGCGCATATCACTGCCGCTGATTATGAAGAGATGTATAACGCATCCATCGCCGATCCCGAGGCCTTTTGGGGCGAGCACGGCAAGCGCATCGACTGGATCAAGCCCTATAGCCGCGTCAAGGATGTCTGCTTTGATTACGGCAATGTCTCGATCAAGTGGTATGACGATGGCACGCTGAACGTCGCTGCCAACTGCATCGATCGCCATCTGGCAACACGCGGCGATCAGACCGCGATTATCTGGGAACCCGACAGCCCCGACGACGACGCGCTGCACATCAGCTACCGTGATCTGCACAAGGCCACCTGCAAGATGGCCAATGTGCTAAAGGGTCTTGGCGTCGAAAAAGGTGACCGCGTGGTGATCTATATGCCGATGATCCCCGAGGCAACCTATGCCATGCTGGCCTGCGCACGGATCGGGGCCATTCACTCGATCGTCTTTGCCGGCTTTTCGCCCGATGCGCTGTCGGCCCGTGTGAATGGCTGCAACGCCAAAGTGGTCATCACCGCCGATGAGGCTCCCCGTGGCGGGCGCAACACGCCGCTGAAAACCAACGCAGACAAGGCGTTGGCCAAATGCGACGATTCCGTGCAGGCATTGGTGGTGCGGCGCACAGGTGCGGATGTGCCGTGGTCCGACCGCGACCATGATTACAACGCGCTGGCCGCCGCTGCGTCCGACGACTGCCCCCCGACCGAGGTGAACGCCGAAGACCCGTTGTTTATCCTGTACACATCCGGCTCGACCGGCCAGCCCAAGGGCGTGGTCCACACAACCGGCGGCTATCTGGTCTATGCGGCGATGACGCACCAGATCACCTTTGATTACCACGATGGCGACATCTATTGGTGTACTGCCGATGTGGGCTGGGTCACTGGCCACAGCTATATCGTCTATGGTCCGCTGGCCAATGGCGCGACCACCGTGATGTTCGAAGGTGTGCCCACCTATCCCGACGCCAGCCGCTTTTGGCAGGTCTGCGAAAAGCACAAGGTCTCGCAATTCTACACCGCCCCCACCGCGATCCGTGCCTTGATGGGTCAGGGCGATGATTTCGTCAAAAAGGCCGACCTGAGCAGCCTTAAACTGCTGGGCACCGTGGGCGAGCCGATCAACCCCGAGGCATGGAACTGGTACAACGACGTGGTAGGCGGCGGGCGTTGCCCCATCGTTGACACATGGTGGCAGACCGAAACCGGCGGCCACCTGATGACCCCCCTGCCCGGCGCCCATGCCACCAAACCCGGCGCCGCGCAAAAGCCGTTCTTTGGCATCGAGCCCGTGGTTCTGGACCCGACAGACGGTTCCGTTATCGACGGCAACGACGTCGAGGGCGTCTTGTGCATCAAAGACAGCTGGCCGGGCCAGATGCGCACGGTCTGGGGCGATCATGAACGCTTCGAGCAGACCTACTTCAGCGACTTCAAAGGTTATTACTTTACCGGCGACGGGTGCCGCCGCGACGCAGATGGCGATTACTGGATCACGGGCCGCGTCGATGACGTGATCAATGTGTCGGGCCACCGCATGGGCACCGCCGAAGTTGAAAGCGCGCTGGTTGCCCACCCCAAAGTCGCCGAGGCGGCTGTTGTCGGGTATCCCCATGATATCAAAGGGCAAGGCATCTATTGCTATGTCACCTTGATGAGCGGTGACGAACCGTCGGAAGACCTGCGCAAAGAGCTGCGTACATGGGTCCGCAACGAGATCGGCCCCATTGCCTCGCCCGACCTGATCCAGTGGGCTCCCGGCCTGCCCAAGACCCGTTCGGGCAAGATCATGCGCCGCATCCTGCGCAAAATCGCCGAGGACGATTTCGGCGCGCTGGGGGACACCTCGACATTGGCCGATCCGTCTGTTGTGGATGAACTGATCGCCAACCGCATGAACAAAGGCTGA
- a CDS encoding TRAP transporter small permease subunit codes for MAGTSSVLEDSSLLSRLDRALLPIEWFFALISGIAVFSLMFLATWSVLGRKFFGSPLMGYVDYIEAAMPLIAIMGVSYVQRSGGHIRMDMLVGALSGRVKWLFELVSILLILVLIVALIWGSWAHFDRSFDCARPFCSRDSSIDIGIPIWPSKLIVPAAFSVLALRLVLQAWGYTRALVLGLENPVAVPLILTVAEQAKLEAEALGDD; via the coding sequence ATGGCAGGAACGTCATCGGTTCTGGAAGACAGCAGTTTGCTCAGCAGACTGGACAGGGCCTTGTTGCCCATTGAATGGTTTTTTGCACTGATCAGCGGTATTGCCGTGTTTTCGCTGATGTTTCTGGCCACTTGGTCGGTGCTGGGGCGCAAGTTTTTTGGTAGCCCGCTGATGGGCTATGTCGACTATATCGAGGCGGCGATGCCGCTGATTGCGATCATGGGCGTGTCCTATGTGCAGCGCAGCGGCGGACACATTCGCATGGACATGCTGGTCGGTGCGCTGAGCGGACGTGTCAAATGGCTGTTCGAGCTGGTTTCGATCCTGCTGATCCTTGTGCTGATCGTCGCGCTGATTTGGGGCAGTTGGGCGCATTTCGACCGTTCGTTCGACTGCGCGCGCCCGTTTTGCAGCCGCGACAGTTCCATTGACATCGGCATTCCGATCTGGCCCAGCAAGCTGATCGTGCCGGCAGCGTTTTCGGTGCTGGCATTGCGGCTGGTTCTTCAGGCATGGGGCTACACCCGCGCGCTGGTGCTGGGGTTGGAAAATCCCGTGGCGGTGCCGCTGATCCTGACCGTGGCTGAACAGGCCAAACTTGAAGCCGAAGCGCTGGGAGACGACTGA
- a CDS encoding ANTAR domain-containing response regulator: MQRVLKITIVETDPARAALIEESLARAGQYELNTVSDMTRLTAAIAAHNPDIVLIDLDNPSRDSLEELTLASAPLERPVALFVDQSDANLTRIAIEAGVSAYVVDGLRADRLKPIIDAAVARFTLFRQMRTELATTKRALEERKVIDRAKGLLMKAKGIDEQAAYDLLRRAAMDQGRKVIDVAEALVTTAGLLS; the protein is encoded by the coding sequence ATGCAGCGGGTGCTTAAAATCACAATCGTCGAGACCGATCCGGCCCGTGCCGCGCTGATCGAAGAAAGTCTGGCGCGTGCCGGACAATATGAGTTGAACACCGTCAGCGACATGACGCGCCTGACTGCCGCCATTGCAGCACACAATCCCGATATTGTTCTGATCGACCTTGATAACCCCTCACGCGACTCGCTTGAGGAACTGACTCTCGCTTCGGCCCCGCTGGAACGCCCCGTGGCGCTGTTTGTCGACCAGAGCGACGCGAACCTTACCAGAATTGCCATCGAGGCCGGTGTGTCGGCCTATGTTGTCGACGGGCTGCGGGCGGACCGGCTGAAGCCGATTATTGACGCAGCTGTTGCCCGCTTCACCTTGTTTCGCCAGATGCGCACGGAACTGGCCACCACCAAACGTGCGTTGGAAGAACGCAAGGTGATCGACCGCGCCAAAGGTCTGCTGATGAAGGCCAAAGGCATTGATGAACAAGCCGCCTATGATCTGTTGCGCCGTGCAGCAATGGATCAGGGCCGCAAGGTCATTGATGTCGCCGAGGCGCTGGTTACCACGGCGGGACTGTTGTCATGA
- a CDS encoding Fe(3+) ABC transporter substrate-binding protein, with product MRFAQPLTLAFASLLALPAYADGELNLYSSRHYDTDERLYSDFTEATGITINRIEGNADELIARMQAEGENSPADVLLTVDTSRLQRAKDAGVLQSVDSDVLEQRIPGYLQDAGNEWFAFSQRARIIFYDKTNVTNPPLTYLDLADPAYKGQVCHRSSTNAYAQTLLAAMIENFGEEEAKAWAQGVVDNFARDPQGGDTDQLRGLVSGECDISISNTYYFARALRTDVKGLEAEAIANIGWVFPSQNAEGAHMNLSGGGVAAHAPNRDNAVAFLEYLASDQAQQYFSAGNDEYPAVPGVGLSPSVAALGMFKPDDVDLSAVAENVPTAQKIFNEVGWQ from the coding sequence ATGCGCTTCGCACAACCGCTGACCCTTGCCTTTGCTTCGCTGTTGGCCCTTCCGGCCTATGCAGATGGTGAGTTGAACCTTTATTCCTCGCGTCACTACGACACTGACGAGCGGCTTTATTCCGACTTCACTGAGGCCACAGGCATCACCATCAACCGCATCGAAGGCAATGCCGACGAACTGATCGCGCGGATGCAGGCCGAGGGGGAAAACTCGCCCGCTGATGTGCTGTTGACAGTGGATACATCGCGCCTGCAACGGGCCAAGGACGCGGGCGTTCTGCAATCGGTGGACAGCGATGTATTGGAGCAACGTATTCCGGGTTATTTGCAAGATGCGGGCAACGAATGGTTTGCGTTCTCACAGCGTGCGCGGATCATCTTTTACGACAAGACGAACGTGACCAACCCGCCGCTAACCTATCTTGATCTGGCCGATCCGGCCTATAAGGGGCAGGTGTGTCACCGATCGTCCACCAACGCCTATGCGCAGACGTTGCTGGCTGCGATGATCGAAAACTTTGGCGAAGAAGAGGCCAAGGCTTGGGCCCAGGGTGTTGTCGACAACTTTGCCCGCGATCCGCAAGGTGGTGACACCGACCAGTTGCGTGGTCTTGTTTCGGGCGAGTGCGACATCTCGATTTCCAACACCTATTACTTTGCCCGTGCGCTACGCACCGATGTAAAAGGACTGGAAGCAGAGGCGATTGCCAACATCGGTTGGGTGTTCCCGTCGCAAAACGCCGAAGGTGCGCACATGAACCTGTCGGGTGGCGGTGTGGCCGCACATGCGCCCAACCGTGACAACGCGGTGGCGTTCCTCGAGTATCTGGCATCGGACCAAGCGCAGCAGTATTTCTCGGCTGGCAACGACGAATATCCCGCCGTGCCGGGTGTGGGTCTCAGCCCGTCGGTCGCGGCTTTGGGCATGTTTAAACCTGATGATGTCGATCTGTCGGCGGTGGCCGAAAACGTGCCTACCGCCCAGAAAATCTTTAACGAGGTGGGCTGGCAGTGA
- the eda gene encoding bifunctional 4-hydroxy-2-oxoglutarate aldolase/2-dehydro-3-deoxy-phosphogluconate aldolase, translating into MTPQDASAAALRIAQMAPIIPVLVVDDIAHATPLARALVAGGLPALEVTLRTPAALDVIREMAGVEGGIVGAGTLLTPADVQAAKDAGAQFGVSPGATDRLLDACEEADLPLLPGAATASEAMRLLERGYTMLKFFPAEASGGAAAIKAIGAPIPQVMFCPTGGVSPANAADYLNLSNVVCAGGSWVAPKEMVLTGDWDGITALARAAAQLQR; encoded by the coding sequence ATGACACCCCAAGACGCCAGCGCAGCAGCCCTGCGCATTGCGCAAATGGCCCCGATCATTCCGGTTCTGGTGGTCGACGATATTGCCCACGCCACCCCGCTGGCCCGCGCATTGGTGGCAGGAGGGTTGCCCGCGCTTGAGGTGACGCTGCGCACCCCTGCCGCACTTGATGTGATCCGCGAGATGGCAGGTGTTGAGGGCGGCATCGTGGGGGCTGGCACCCTGCTGACACCTGCGGACGTCCAAGCCGCCAAAGACGCAGGCGCGCAATTCGGTGTCTCGCCCGGTGCCACCGACCGCCTGCTGGATGCCTGCGAAGAGGCCGACCTGCCCTTGTTGCCCGGAGCCGCAACCGCATCCGAAGCGATGCGCCTGCTGGAACGCGGCTATACGATGCTGAAATTCTTTCCCGCAGAAGCCTCGGGCGGGGCTGCCGCGATCAAGGCCATCGGTGCCCCGATCCCGCAGGTGATGTTCTGCCCCACCGGCGGCGTCAGCCCCGCCAATGCCGCCGATTACCTGAACCTGTCGAACGTGGTCTGCGCAGGCGGATCGTGGGTCGCCCCCAAAGAAATGGTTCTGACCGGTGATTGGGACGGCATCACCGCATTGGCGCGCGCCGCAGCGCAATTGCAGCGCTAA
- a CDS encoding DUF992 domain-containing protein: MTRITSRNITAALALTAGVAAGSFGMASTAQAQAKDRAELGLLDCKVEGGQGFVFGSTKDLACTFHPAAEGLPNEVYTGSIEKFGIDLGRSDGAVIKWVVLAPTEQAHVTGALAGTYRGVSASASAGVGLGANAMLGGSDQTYALQPFSISGETGINLAVAVNRMDLVAVPAQ; this comes from the coding sequence ATGACACGCATCACCTCCAGAAATATCACCGCTGCACTGGCCCTGACAGCAGGCGTTGCCGCTGGTTCGTTCGGCATGGCCAGCACAGCACAGGCCCAAGCAAAAGACCGCGCCGAACTGGGTTTGCTGGATTGCAAGGTCGAGGGCGGTCAGGGCTTTGTGTTCGGATCGACCAAGGATCTGGCCTGCACATTCCATCCGGCTGCCGAAGGTCTGCCGAACGAGGTTTACACCGGTTCGATCGAGAAATTCGGCATTGATCTGGGCCGCAGCGATGGTGCGGTGATCAAATGGGTGGTTCTGGCCCCGACAGAGCAAGCGCACGTTACCGGCGCGCTTGCAGGCACCTATCGTGGTGTCAGCGCATCAGCTTCGGCCGGGGTGGGGCTGGGCGCCAACGCGATGTTGGGCGGTTCGGACCAGACATATGCCCTGCAACCGTTCAGCATCTCGGGCGAGACCGGTATCAATCTGGCCGTCGCGGTAAACCGGATGGATCTGGTGGCCGTGCCTGCGCAGTAA
- the dctP gene encoding TRAP transporter substrate-binding protein DctP: MNKYTLGAVAGALTCTFALEAAATEWNVSVWGKRRAFTEHVEKLAELVSEKTNGEFTMNISYGGLSKNRENLDGISIGAFEIAQFCAGYHPDKNRVITVLELPFLGVENLEQEVAVSNAVYAHPAAVDEMAQWNAKLLMTSPMPQYNIVGTGEPRDELAEFDGMRVRATGGIGEAFELVGAVPTSVTSAEAYQAMESGVVDTVAFAQHAHLSFGTINQADWWTANLNPGTVNCPVVVNIDAYDSLSDAEREALDSSVSEAIDHYLVNYGELLKRWDTVLEEKGVEKVMLSEKAIADFRAKAAAPIRDAWIADMESQGLPGQDLYDLVEKTLAEAKSGS, encoded by the coding sequence ATGAACAAATATACGCTGGGCGCCGTCGCAGGCGCGCTGACATGTACCTTTGCACTTGAAGCTGCTGCAACCGAATGGAACGTCAGTGTCTGGGGCAAACGCCGCGCCTTTACCGAACACGTCGAAAAACTGGCCGAGCTGGTCTCTGAAAAGACCAACGGCGAATTCACCATGAACATCAGCTATGGCGGTTTGTCAAAGAACCGCGAAAACCTTGACGGTATCAGCATTGGTGCATTTGAAATCGCCCAGTTCTGCGCAGGCTACCACCCCGACAAGAACCGCGTGATCACCGTTCTGGAATTGCCGTTTCTGGGCGTCGAGAACCTAGAACAGGAAGTCGCCGTGTCCAACGCGGTTTATGCACACCCTGCCGCTGTCGACGAGATGGCGCAGTGGAATGCCAAGCTGTTGATGACGTCGCCGATGCCGCAATACAACATTGTGGGCACAGGCGAGCCACGCGACGAACTGGCCGAATTTGACGGTATGCGCGTGCGTGCCACGGGCGGCATCGGCGAAGCGTTCGAACTGGTGGGCGCCGTGCCGACATCGGTGACATCTGCCGAAGCCTATCAGGCAATGGAATCGGGTGTTGTGGATACGGTGGCGTTTGCCCAGCACGCGCACCTCAGCTTTGGCACGATCAATCAGGCCGACTGGTGGACCGCCAACCTGAATCCCGGCACAGTAAACTGCCCCGTGGTGGTGAACATCGACGCCTACGATTCTCTGAGCGATGCAGAGCGTGAAGCGCTGGACAGCTCGGTGTCCGAGGCGATCGACCATTACCTTGTCAACTACGGTGAGCTGTTGAAGCGCTGGGATACGGTTCTGGAAGAGAAGGGCGTTGAAAAAGTCATGCTCAGCGAAAAAGCGATCGCCGATTTCCGCGCCAAGGCGGCTGCCCCGATCCGCGACGCATGGATCGCAGACATGGAAAGCCAGGGCTTGCCGGGTCAAGATCTGTACGATCTGGTCGAAAAGACATTGGCCGAAGCCAAGTCTGGCAGTTAA